The genomic window GGGGCGTGGATCTCTACGCCGACGATCCGCTCGTCTTCAAGAAGTTGATCTACGAGATGCGCTTCGACGAAGCGAGCGCGCGCTACGGAGATTTCGGAACATTTTGGGCGGGGCTGCAGTTCTCGCCCCGAGAACTGCGCGCGTTTCTCGACGGAGACGCGATTCCGCAGCTCGACGCCGCGACCTAGGGGGCCGCGACCGTATAGGGTCCGTTCCCTAAGAGGATCGGCTCGCTCGCGCGCTGCGTGCCGGTATCGACGATGACCGCGGCGTTATCGCGATGCGAGACGACGATCGCGCTCCGCCCGTCTGACGTGAACGCGACGCCGTACGGCGCGCCGCCGACCTCGATCGGCGGGCGCGCGATCCCGGCCGCTAAATTGATCGGCGTCACGGTCGAGTTCGCATAGTTGGTGACGTATGCGAGCGGACGGTCGGGCGCGATTGCGATTCCCATCGGATAGACGCCGACCGGGATCGGAGCGAGCGGATGCGGCGCTGGGTCGAGAGCGATCGGCAGCACGTCGTTCGACGCGCTATCCACGACGTAGAGTCGTTTGCCGTCGCGCGCGAGCGCGAGTCCGGCGGGGCGCTCGCCGGCGGGAATCGGCGTCTGCGCCGCGTTCGAGCGCAGGTCCACCGGCGTCACGCTGTTTGAGTTCGAGTTGCTGACGTAGAGCATCGCGCCGTCGGGGGCGATCGCGATCGCGCGAGGCCGCGAGCCGACGCGGATCGGCGCGCCCGCCTTGAGCGTGCGCGTATCGATCGGTTGGATCGTGCCGTCGTCGGCGTTGGCGACCCAGAGCGTCGTGCCGTCGGGCGTGAGAGCGATGCCGTTCGGCGACGAGCCGACTGCGACGGTCGCGATCGCGCGCTCGCGCTGCGTGTCGACGACGGTGATCGAGTTGCCGCCGAAGTTGGCGACGTAGAGGCGCATGCCGTCAGCGCTGAGCGCCGCGTCGCGCGGCTGCTCTCCGACCGGGATCTCCGGTCCCGTCGTCTGCGTCGCGAGATCGATCGGCGTGATCGTGTTGCCGAAGCGATTCTCAGCGTAGGCGAGTTGCGGCCGCTCCCCGCCGCGCTCGA from Candidatus Binatia bacterium includes these protein-coding regions:
- a CDS encoding chlorite dismutase family protein, encoding GVDLYADDPLVFKKLIYEMRFDEASARYGDFGTFWAGLQFSPRELRAFLDGDAIPQLDAAT